A portion of the Pectobacterium brasiliense genome contains these proteins:
- a CDS encoding helix-turn-helix transcriptional regulator, producing MKQITLPDSLIAMFASDPLVGWAVKDTNSRFIYVNNTFKTWQTISTRYDYEGLNIRDIPVPVAEFSDIFNQQEREIERTGKAVRAITTHIQGSEKIMQPAYNIQEPIYDEHRNCVGTVISVRHVRIITPTSLLNGTIIQHSTFEPPSKIFTEKEWEVIYLLVCGMMLKDISSILSITVDAVNSRLRSCYRKTGLNSLSGLKEYCRDNRYDNYIPLFFLKKGHIIIRG from the coding sequence ATGAAACAAATTACATTACCTGACAGCTTAATCGCGATGTTTGCAAGCGATCCTCTCGTCGGCTGGGCAGTAAAAGATACAAACTCCCGTTTTATTTATGTCAATAACACCTTTAAAACCTGGCAAACCATATCAACTCGTTATGATTATGAAGGCTTGAACATTAGGGATATCCCTGTTCCTGTCGCCGAATTTTCAGACATTTTTAACCAGCAGGAACGAGAGATAGAGCGTACAGGTAAGGCGGTGAGAGCCATTACAACGCATATTCAAGGCTCAGAAAAAATAATGCAGCCTGCCTACAATATTCAGGAGCCAATCTATGATGAACATCGCAACTGTGTAGGCACCGTTATCAGCGTCAGACATGTTAGGATCATCACACCGACCTCGTTGCTAAATGGAACAATAATTCAACATTCCACCTTCGAGCCTCCTTCTAAAATATTTACCGAGAAGGAATGGGAGGTTATTTACCTGCTGGTCTGTGGGATGATGCTGAAAGATATAAGCAGCATCCTCTCCATCACCGTCGATGCCGTTAACAGCAGACTCCGAAGCTGCTACAGAAAAACAGGCTTGAATTCACTCTCAGGCTTAAAGGAATACTGTAGAGATAACAGATATGATAACTACATCCCGCTGTTCTTTCTGAAAAAAGGACATATCATTATCAGAGGCTAA
- the rraB gene encoding ribonuclease E inhibitor RraB produces MANRELLEEQREETRLIIEELLDDGSDPDALYTIEHHFSAEKFEVLEKVAVEAFKLGYEVTDAEELEVEDGVLLMCCDAISEVALKAEIIDAQVEQLLALAERHGVNYDGWGTYFEDPDGEGEEDGDDEDFYDEDDDGKRH; encoded by the coding sequence ATGGCAAACCGCGAATTACTGGAAGAGCAACGGGAAGAGACACGCCTGATCATTGAAGAACTGCTGGATGATGGCAGCGATCCTGACGCGCTCTATACCATTGAACACCATTTCTCTGCTGAGAAGTTTGAAGTGTTGGAAAAAGTCGCTGTAGAAGCCTTCAAGTTGGGTTATGAAGTGACGGATGCGGAAGAACTGGAAGTGGAAGATGGTGTGTTGCTGATGTGCTGCGATGCTATCAGTGAAGTTGCGCTGAAGGCGGAGATAATCGACGCGCAGGTAGAGCAACTGCTGGCTCTGGCAGAACGCCACGGCGTGAATTACGACGGCTGGGGCACCTACTTCGAAGATCCAGATGGTGAAGGCGAAGAAGACGGGGATGATGAAGATTTTTATGATGAAGATGATGACGGCAAGCGCCACTAA
- a CDS encoding methyl-accepting chemotaxis protein, giving the protein MFRKIKIRTALSMMVFSLAALLLFVGVLGLIAVQSGNKSFARVDMEVLPGLVALNDSSELLLRGRLDLRLYESLMGKGDVEAAKVALGRARGKVDGASEKWQEYLKYPQSEAEKVISSDMAEKRNALMQEFIDPAFAALNAGNLDEYRQRAGKSTVLYAAFDKSSKALVAFKLKSIDEAYADSNGRVEQMEVILYGAIACALLLAALAWSVMTNMIVKPLNQAISVFDRIAEGDLRAQIDSSGKNEIAQLFAAVQRMRDGLENMVRVVRNGTDAISVGVEEIASGNIDLSSRTEQQAASLDETASSMEQIMSTVKNNEDNTRKANDLALKASNSASRGGNVVSEVVDTMRSIKQSSAKISDIVGVIDGIAFQTNLLALNAAVESARAGQYGKGFAVVASEVRMLAARSATAAKEIGTMIDDSLSRIEKGAGLVEVAGNTMDEVLMDVKKVVDIMDEITLASSEQSRGISQINIAINQMDGVTQQNASLVSEVATSANSLQEQVINLQQSVSRFQIARENRELDNVLPGLRQNIALADAR; this is encoded by the coding sequence ATGTTTCGTAAGATAAAGATCCGTACTGCACTCAGCATGATGGTGTTTTCGTTAGCGGCGCTACTGCTTTTCGTCGGCGTGTTAGGGTTGATTGCCGTTCAGTCAGGGAATAAATCATTTGCCCGCGTCGATATGGAAGTGCTGCCAGGGCTGGTTGCGCTGAATGACAGCTCAGAATTGCTGTTGCGTGGTCGGTTGGATTTGCGTCTGTACGAATCATTAATGGGGAAAGGGGATGTCGAGGCAGCTAAAGTCGCGCTAGGGCGCGCCAGAGGCAAGGTCGACGGTGCCAGTGAAAAGTGGCAGGAATACCTGAAATACCCACAGTCCGAAGCGGAAAAAGTCATTTCTTCGGACATGGCCGAGAAACGTAATGCGCTGATGCAGGAGTTTATCGATCCGGCATTTGCGGCGCTTAACGCAGGAAATTTGGATGAATATCGCCAGCGCGCTGGGAAATCGACAGTGCTGTATGCCGCGTTTGATAAATCCTCTAAAGCGCTGGTTGCCTTCAAGCTGAAGAGCATTGATGAAGCCTATGCGGATTCAAATGGGCGTGTCGAACAGATGGAGGTCATCCTGTACGGCGCGATTGCCTGTGCACTGCTGCTGGCGGCGTTGGCCTGGTCTGTGATGACCAACATGATCGTGAAACCGCTGAACCAGGCGATTTCCGTCTTTGACCGTATCGCCGAAGGTGACCTGCGGGCGCAGATTGATAGCAGTGGAAAAAATGAAATCGCACAGCTGTTTGCTGCGGTTCAACGTATGCGTGACGGGCTGGAGAATATGGTGCGCGTAGTGCGTAACGGAACCGATGCGATAAGCGTAGGGGTTGAGGAAATTGCCTCCGGCAACATCGATCTCTCTAGCCGAACCGAACAGCAGGCGGCCTCGCTGGATGAAACCGCGTCAAGCATGGAACAGATCATGTCGACGGTGAAAAACAACGAAGACAACACGCGTAAAGCCAACGATCTGGCGCTGAAAGCCTCTAATTCTGCGTCTCGCGGCGGGAACGTTGTCTCCGAAGTGGTGGATACCATGCGTTCCATCAAGCAGAGTTCTGCCAAGATCTCCGACATTGTTGGTGTGATCGACGGCATCGCCTTCCAGACCAACCTGCTGGCGCTGAACGCTGCGGTAGAATCTGCGCGTGCGGGTCAATACGGTAAAGGTTTTGCGGTGGTGGCTTCCGAAGTACGGATGCTGGCTGCGCGCAGTGCGACGGCAGCGAAAGAAATTGGCACCATGATCGATGATTCTCTCAGCCGCATTGAGAAGGGCGCAGGGCTGGTTGAAGTCGCCGGTAACACCATGGACGAAGTGCTGATGGATGTGAAAAAAGTGGTCGATATCATGGATGAGATCACGCTGGCTTCCAGCGAGCAGAGCCGCGGCATTTCGCAGATCAATATTGCCATCAATCAGATGGATGGTGTGACCCAGCAGAATGCGTCTTTGGTATCAGAAGTGGCGACCTCGGCGAATTCACTTCAGGAGCAGGTTATTAATCTGCAACAGTCCGTTTCCCGTTTCCAGATCGCAAGGGAAAATAGGGAATTGGACAACGTGCTGCCCGGCTTGCGCCAGAATATCGCGCTGGCCGATGCCCGCTAA
- a CDS encoding YhcH/YjgK/YiaL family protein, whose amino-acid sequence MITGNVHHLELVPYLPAKLREAIEYVKQNITADTPLGKHDIDGNSVFVLISNDSTDLLEKRRAEYHAKYLDIQIVLSGVEGMTFSNLPAGKPDTDWLADKDIAFLPAGEQEKQFVMQEGDFVVFFPGEVHKPLCAVGEPAHVRKAVVKIDASLV is encoded by the coding sequence ATGATTACTGGCAACGTCCACCACCTTGAACTGGTTCCTTATCTGCCTGCCAAACTGCGCGAAGCGATTGAATACGTGAAGCAAAACATTACGGCAGACACGCCATTGGGCAAGCATGATATCGACGGCAATAGCGTGTTTGTGCTGATCTCCAACGACAGCACCGATCTGCTGGAAAAACGTCGCGCCGAGTATCACGCCAAATATCTGGACATTCAGATTGTGCTGTCTGGTGTGGAAGGGATGACGTTCAGTAACCTGCCTGCGGGCAAGCCGGATACCGATTGGCTGGCGGATAAAGACATTGCTTTCTTGCCTGCGGGTGAGCAGGAAAAACAGTTTGTGATGCAGGAAGGGGATTTTGTTGTCTTCTTCCCTGGCGAAGTGCATAAACCGCTGTGTGCCGTTGGTGAACCCGCGCACGTGCGCAAAGCCGTGGTGAAAATCGACGCGTCACTGGTGTAG
- a CDS encoding helix-turn-helix transcriptional regulator produces the protein MDPDLTPVEYYFNNSLFGWAIKDRNSQYVYGNKMVCQYFGVTENKLLGCIDTDLTPDVSEHYDRVLYDDQKILTTNEMSVVLKTFDYGRRNRLRSFLVEKRPWRLNDGNDGIVCTYIEITNVYFSTFLTPCERKPVVFTRPANIFTDKEWEVVLLLQSGVKQNRIPDILGISSSALRNRITRCCDKTGVANSAALIQHCNQKGWDNYIPPFFLIKGHVSIT, from the coding sequence ATGGATCCAGATTTGACTCCTGTTGAGTATTACTTTAATAACTCTTTATTTGGCTGGGCAATAAAGGATAGAAACTCCCAGTATGTTTATGGCAATAAGATGGTATGTCAGTATTTCGGCGTAACAGAAAATAAACTTTTAGGCTGTATCGACACTGACTTAACGCCCGATGTCAGCGAGCACTATGACCGTGTACTGTATGACGACCAAAAAATATTGACCACAAATGAAATGAGTGTCGTCCTTAAAACATTTGATTACGGAAGACGGAATAGGCTCAGGTCTTTTCTGGTGGAGAAGCGTCCTTGGCGGCTCAATGATGGCAATGACGGTATTGTTTGCACTTACATAGAAATCACCAATGTTTACTTTTCAACCTTTCTTACGCCATGCGAAAGGAAGCCCGTTGTGTTCACCCGACCGGCAAATATTTTTACAGACAAAGAGTGGGAAGTCGTTCTTTTGCTGCAGAGCGGGGTGAAGCAGAACCGTATTCCGGACATACTCGGTATCAGTTCTTCAGCGCTTCGTAACAGGATAACGCGTTGCTGCGATAAAACAGGTGTGGCAAACAGCGCCGCCTTGATCCAGCACTGCAACCAAAAAGGATGGGATAACTACATTCCTCCTTTTTTTCTGATAAAAGGGCATGTGTCGATTACCTGA
- a CDS encoding M48 family metallopeptidase translates to MNIEGHYQYPGLAARVAASLHLTDNGSMMVLNTGSSNTTFALEQVTVSDALGSIPLTLTFPDGGRFVPADDPAFRTWYSARRRPGLVHRLERHKRGVILTLLATVLLVINYVYVVLPWASSALALRMPSAIEQQLGQNTLKLLRHSDFKPSELPVERQQAMQTLFQQVMPADMREDKTPLRLEIMSAPIGPNAFMLADGTLIISDDLVTLAKNDNELAAVMLHEMGHHAYRHPMRMVVRSSLVSLTFMWMTGDVSGVGDTLLQSAAFINEMQFSRAMEREADTWAIAEMQQQGRSLQSMQAMYRALINNDRSHDEIDSLDLPDWLSTHPDMDERLKAIESEMNKH, encoded by the coding sequence ATGAATATTGAGGGGCATTATCAATACCCCGGATTGGCGGCCCGCGTGGCCGCTTCTCTTCATTTAACGGACAACGGTTCGATGATGGTGTTGAACACTGGGTCATCGAATACGACATTTGCGTTAGAGCAGGTCACGGTTTCCGATGCGCTGGGCTCGATTCCTCTAACGCTCACCTTTCCTGACGGTGGTCGCTTTGTTCCTGCCGACGATCCCGCTTTTCGCACGTGGTATTCCGCACGACGCCGCCCAGGACTTGTCCATCGTCTGGAACGCCATAAGCGTGGCGTCATTCTCACGCTACTCGCCACAGTCTTGCTCGTCATAAACTACGTTTACGTGGTACTGCCGTGGGCAAGTTCCGCGCTGGCGCTACGGATGCCTAGCGCTATTGAACAGCAACTGGGGCAAAATACGCTAAAGCTGTTACGGCACAGTGATTTTAAGCCTTCTGAACTGCCTGTTGAGCGCCAGCAGGCGATGCAAACGCTGTTTCAACAGGTTATGCCCGCGGACATGCGAGAAGACAAAACGCCACTGCGTCTGGAGATCATGTCTGCGCCTATCGGGCCGAATGCTTTTATGCTGGCAGATGGCACGCTGATTATCAGTGACGATCTGGTGACGCTGGCGAAAAATGACAACGAGTTGGCCGCGGTGATGCTGCATGAAATGGGACACCACGCCTATCGCCACCCAATGCGCATGGTGGTGCGTTCATCGCTGGTATCGCTGACGTTCATGTGGATGACGGGAGATGTCAGCGGCGTGGGGGATACTTTGTTGCAGTCTGCTGCCTTTATCAACGAGATGCAGTTTTCTCGCGCTATGGAACGGGAAGCTGACACATGGGCAATAGCAGAAATGCAGCAGCAAGGGCGTTCGCTTCAGTCGATGCAGGCGATGTATCGGGCGTTGATCAATAACGACCGTAGCCATGATGAAATTGATTCGCTGGATTTACCTGACTGGCTGAGTACGCACCCGGATATGGATGAGCGGCTGAAAGCCATTGAAAGCGAGATGAATAAGCACTAA
- the argF gene encoding ornithine carbamoyltransferase, with product MQPFYKRHFLRLMDFTPAEIAHLLALSTKLKADKKNGTEARRLQGKNIALIFEKDSTRTRCSFEVAAYDQGAQVTYLGPSGSQIGHKESIKDTARVLGRMYDGIQYRGYGQQIVETLAQYAGVPVWNGLTNKFHPTQLLADLLTMQEHLPGKPLSEMTLVYVGDARNNMGNTMLEAAALTGLDLRLVAPKACWPDAGLVAECQAAAEQTGGSITLTEDIATGVAGADFIYTDVWVSMGEPKETWKERIALLKPYQVNMAMIAATGNPQVKFLHCLPAFHDDQTTMGQQMAEQYGLHGGMEVTDEVFESAHSIVFDQAENRMHTIKAVMVATLVQD from the coding sequence ATGCAACCGTTCTATAAGCGTCACTTTTTAAGGTTAATGGATTTTACACCCGCAGAAATTGCCCATCTTTTAGCCCTGTCAACGAAGCTGAAAGCCGATAAAAAAAACGGGACAGAAGCCCGACGTCTGCAAGGCAAAAACATCGCACTCATCTTCGAAAAAGATTCGACTCGTACTCGCTGCTCTTTCGAAGTTGCTGCATACGATCAGGGCGCGCAAGTGACCTACCTCGGCCCAAGCGGCAGCCAAATCGGCCATAAAGAATCCATCAAGGATACTGCACGCGTACTGGGAAGAATGTACGACGGCATTCAATATCGCGGCTACGGCCAGCAAATTGTCGAAACGCTGGCACAATACGCTGGCGTTCCGGTCTGGAACGGGCTGACGAATAAATTCCATCCTACGCAGCTGCTGGCGGACCTTCTGACAATGCAGGAGCATTTGCCGGGTAAACCACTGTCAGAGATGACACTCGTCTATGTCGGTGATGCACGCAACAACATGGGTAACACCATGCTGGAAGCGGCGGCGCTGACCGGGCTGGATTTACGCCTCGTTGCGCCAAAAGCCTGCTGGCCGGATGCCGGTCTGGTGGCTGAGTGTCAGGCGGCGGCAGAACAAACCGGCGGCAGCATTACGCTAACGGAAGATATCGCCACGGGCGTCGCGGGCGCAGATTTCATTTATACCGACGTCTGGGTTTCTATGGGGGAACCGAAAGAAACCTGGAAAGAGCGTATCGCGCTGCTGAAACCGTATCAGGTGAACATGGCAATGATCGCCGCGACGGGTAATCCGCAGGTGAAGTTCCTGCACTGTCTGCCCGCGTTCCACGATGATCAGACGACGATGGGCCAACAAATGGCGGAGCAATATGGTCTGCACGGTGGAATGGAAGTCACGGATGAGGTCTTTGAATCCGCGCACAGCATCGTGTTCGATCAGGCGGAAAACCGCATGCACACCATCAAAGCAGTGATGGTCGCCACGCTGGTACAGGATTAA
- a CDS encoding ShlB/FhaC/HecB family hemolysin secretion/activation protein translates to MTRIVLFYFLSLKINEIKSITLRNTQLIRSLFITLPLPFFAVIANAATSAELQQLDQRQINQQQINQQERQRAQERQLSPQPPDVRLQEPGAFLTRLHFPVEMTPCFPIKKVELQGTEDFPSWLPLQRLADQAVNQCLGGKGINLLMSALQNRLVNHGYVTARVLAPAQDLKSGTLKLVVMAGKVGKITLSPDSDRYVQLYSAMPARESELLDLRDIEQGLENLQRVPTAQADMQLVPGEKPGESDIVVGYKQAKHWRLGATLDDSGTKSTGRYQGGLTLFLDNPLSLSDTFYLYGGHDLQGRGSKGSKSYVAHYSVPFGYWQAGMTASGYDYHQTIAGLNENYTYSGENESLNFQLSRVLHRSGSQKTSVSYEVMTRESRNFINDTEVEVQRRKTAGWRLGLQHRHYISQATLDAAVSYQRGTRWFGAQPIPEEANDEGTGLSKIIQFSSELDVPFTVFDEAFRYNVQYRRQLANTRLTAQDQFSIGNRWTVRGFDGELTLSADDGWLVRNELAWRTPLQNQELYLGVDYGEVSNNSKDRLMGNHLAGGVVGLRGNVLNTGYDLFAGIPLSKPDGFETSPAVFGFSLSWQY, encoded by the coding sequence ATGACAAGGATTGTTCTATTCTATTTTTTATCATTAAAAATCAATGAAATAAAAAGTATTACATTAAGGAATACCCAATTAATTCGTTCGCTATTCATTACGTTGCCTTTACCTTTCTTTGCAGTCATAGCGAATGCCGCTACATCAGCTGAGCTGCAACAGCTCGATCAGCGTCAGATCAACCAGCAGCAAATTAATCAGCAGGAACGGCAGCGTGCGCAAGAGCGACAGCTTTCACCTCAGCCACCGGATGTGCGCCTACAGGAGCCGGGGGCGTTTCTGACACGGCTGCATTTTCCCGTGGAGATGACACCCTGTTTTCCCATCAAAAAGGTGGAATTGCAGGGAACGGAGGATTTCCCCAGTTGGCTACCGTTGCAGCGGCTGGCCGATCAGGCGGTGAATCAGTGTCTGGGCGGTAAAGGAATTAACCTGTTAATGAGCGCGTTGCAAAACCGTCTGGTGAATCACGGCTATGTGACCGCCCGCGTATTGGCACCTGCTCAGGATCTGAAAAGCGGTACGCTGAAGCTGGTGGTGATGGCCGGTAAGGTTGGCAAGATAACGTTGTCGCCGGACAGTGACCGTTATGTCCAGCTCTACAGCGCTATGCCTGCACGTGAAAGTGAACTGCTCGATTTGCGCGATATTGAGCAAGGGCTGGAGAATTTGCAGCGCGTGCCGACTGCGCAGGCTGATATGCAACTGGTTCCGGGAGAGAAACCGGGCGAAAGCGATATCGTCGTTGGCTATAAACAAGCAAAGCACTGGCGGCTCGGCGCGACGCTGGACGATTCCGGCACCAAAAGCACAGGACGCTATCAGGGCGGTTTAACGCTTTTCCTCGATAACCCACTTTCGCTCAGCGATACCTTCTACCTCTACGGCGGCCACGATTTACAAGGACGCGGGAGCAAAGGCAGTAAAAGCTACGTTGCCCATTACTCGGTGCCGTTTGGCTACTGGCAGGCTGGGATGACCGCCAGCGGTTATGACTATCACCAGACGATCGCCGGATTAAATGAAAACTATACCTACAGCGGCGAAAACGAGAGCCTCAATTTCCAGCTCAGTCGGGTATTGCATCGTAGCGGTAGCCAGAAGACGTCAGTGAGCTATGAAGTCATGACGCGCGAATCACGTAACTTTATTAATGATACCGAGGTTGAGGTTCAGCGGCGTAAAACGGCGGGGTGGCGTCTGGGGTTACAGCATCGTCACTATATTTCCCAAGCCACACTGGATGCCGCCGTTAGCTATCAGCGCGGTACTCGCTGGTTCGGTGCGCAACCTATCCCAGAAGAAGCTAACGACGAAGGAACTGGGCTGTCAAAAATCATTCAGTTCTCTTCCGAACTGGACGTTCCCTTCACCGTGTTTGATGAAGCCTTCCGCTATAACGTGCAATACCGCCGCCAGCTCGCCAACACCCGCCTGACCGCACAGGATCAGTTCTCCATTGGCAACCGCTGGACCGTTCGCGGCTTCGACGGCGAGCTCACGCTCAGCGCCGACGATGGTTGGCTGGTACGCAATGAACTCGCCTGGCGCACGCCGCTTCAGAATCAGGAGCTGTATCTGGGTGTGGATTACGGTGAGGTCAGTAATAACAGCAAAGACAGGCTGATGGGTAACCATTTGGCCGGTGGTGTAGTCGGGCTTCGTGGCAACGTATTGAACACCGGCTATGACCTGTTTGCGGGCATCCCGCTTTCCAAGCCCGACGGCTTTGAAACCAGTCCGGCCGTCTTCGGTTTTAGCCTGAGTTGGCAGTACTGA
- a CDS encoding GNAT family N-acetyltransferase, whose protein sequence is MTTATSANLQVRPITARDDAAIAQVIRQVSAEFGLTADKGYTVSDPNLDALFALYSQPKSAYWVVEYEGSVVGGGGIAPLVAGEEDVCELQKMYFLPVVRGKGLARQLAIQALDFARQHGFRRCYLETTGHLTSAIRLYESLGFELIPHSMGNTGHTDCEVTMLKTL, encoded by the coding sequence ATGACAACCGCGACCTCCGCCAATCTTCAGGTACGCCCAATCACTGCGCGAGACGATGCCGCTATCGCTCAGGTCATCCGTCAGGTTTCTGCTGAATTTGGTTTGACGGCTGATAAAGGCTACACCGTTTCCGATCCTAATTTGGACGCGCTGTTTGCCCTCTATAGCCAACCGAAAAGTGCCTATTGGGTAGTTGAATATGAAGGCAGCGTGGTGGGCGGTGGCGGCATTGCCCCACTGGTCGCAGGTGAAGAAGATGTCTGTGAATTACAGAAAATGTATTTCCTACCCGTCGTGCGGGGAAAAGGGCTGGCACGTCAGTTGGCGATACAGGCGCTTGATTTTGCGCGTCAGCACGGCTTTCGCCGCTGCTATCTGGAAACAACCGGCCACCTGACCAGCGCGATCCGACTGTATGAGTCACTGGGCTTCGAGCTGATTCCCCACTCAATGGGTAACACGGGCCACACCGACTGTGAAGTGACGATGTTGAAGACACTGTAA
- a CDS encoding alpha/beta fold hydrolase translates to MINRILSGVVGAFLLMLSPLTHAQANFPEPKEGDWIAPEFTFNSGEKLKDLRIHYYTIGDKTKPAVLLLHGTNQPIKSLLANGFGGELFGPGQALDSSKYFIIMPESIGSGKSSKPSDGLRMKFPQYDYNDMVQAQYRLIKEGLGINHLRLVMGYSMGGMQTWLWGEKYPDMMDALVPMASLPNELSGRNWMMRRILIESIKNDPTWNNGNYTQQPPTLKTASIMFSIATTGGTLAYQSKAPTRAQADKLVEDRLAAPSTSDANDFIYLWGSSANYNAAPELNKIKAPVLVINSADDERNPIETGILDNEIKKIKQATLFLIPASKDTSGHGTMMSAKFYKDELQRFLEKNPSQKNNKK, encoded by the coding sequence ATGATTAATCGAATTCTATCAGGGGTGGTGGGCGCATTTCTGTTAATGCTGTCACCATTAACGCATGCACAGGCCAATTTCCCAGAGCCCAAAGAAGGCGACTGGATTGCGCCAGAATTTACTTTCAACAGCGGCGAAAAATTAAAAGATCTGCGTATTCACTACTACACGATCGGTGATAAAACCAAGCCCGCTGTCTTACTGTTACACGGAACGAACCAGCCGATTAAATCACTGCTAGCAAATGGTTTTGGCGGGGAGCTGTTCGGGCCGGGCCAGGCGCTGGATAGCAGCAAATACTTTATTATCATGCCGGAGAGCATCGGTTCTGGAAAATCGTCCAAACCGTCAGACGGCTTACGGATGAAATTCCCGCAGTACGATTATAACGATATGGTGCAGGCACAATATCGCTTAATCAAAGAAGGGTTGGGCATTAACCACCTGCGTCTAGTGATGGGATATTCCATGGGTGGCATGCAAACCTGGCTCTGGGGTGAAAAATACCCAGACATGATGGATGCGCTGGTGCCAATGGCATCGCTGCCAAACGAGCTGTCTGGTCGTAACTGGATGATGCGCCGCATCTTGATTGAATCCATCAAGAACGATCCAACGTGGAATAACGGTAATTACACGCAGCAGCCGCCAACGCTGAAAACCGCCAGCATTATGTTCAGTATCGCCACCACTGGCGGCACGCTCGCGTATCAGAGCAAAGCGCCGACGCGCGCACAGGCGGACAAACTGGTAGAAGATCGCCTTGCGGCTCCGTCGACCAGCGATGCGAATGACTTTATTTATCTCTGGGGCTCGTCTGCAAATTATAACGCGGCACCGGAGCTGAATAAAATTAAGGCACCGGTTCTGGTGATTAACTCTGCGGATGATGAGCGTAATCCTATTGAAACAGGCATTCTGGATAATGAGATTAAGAAAATTAAGCAGGCGACGTTGTTCCTTATTCCTGCCAGCAAAGATACCAGCGGACATGGCACCATGATGTCGGCGAAGTTTTATAAAGATGAGCTACAACGTTTCTTAGAAAAGAATCCGTCTCAGAAAAATAATAAAAAATAA
- a CDS encoding YjgN family protein → MTINTSENSAQHRVQFHGKAGEYFAIWLVNALLTVITLGIYSAWATVRRRRYFYGNTEINGDRFDYHADPIQILKGRLLVIAGIVLFYIVLAISPTLGTILALAFAALIPIIVIRNWRYNAIMSSYRGIRFNYHCQTGRAYWVLLLCPILLLLAFYAVLAVALLIGSQSDSPILIGFIVLAVAIPGFAAVNGIMKMMQLDFYVNNLFFGKTAFKAELAKAVFIKFALISLLIFVPFLIAALSFMSSFFFTLFQTIMMGGGNEDLILMMMLSNFFNMIMMFVVALLGVLVSSSYLVVAQRNYLFNQTTLNGGVKLHSSMQTLSYMGLLITNSLITIFSLGWAAPVAEIRHARYIANATAVEGDLALLHVQAHQDTANSALAEEAVQALDLGVGL, encoded by the coding sequence ATGACTATCAATACTTCAGAAAATAGCGCGCAGCATCGCGTGCAGTTTCATGGTAAGGCTGGGGAATATTTTGCAATTTGGCTGGTGAATGCATTATTAACGGTCATCACCTTAGGTATTTACTCTGCCTGGGCGACCGTGCGCCGCCGCCGTTATTTTTACGGCAATACAGAAATTAACGGTGACCGTTTTGATTACCATGCGGATCCCATTCAGATTCTCAAAGGGCGTTTGCTGGTTATAGCCGGTATTGTTCTATTTTATATCGTATTAGCGATTTCACCGACGTTAGGAACTATTCTCGCATTGGCATTTGCGGCATTGATTCCGATTATCGTGATTCGCAACTGGCGTTATAATGCCATTATGTCCAGTTATCGTGGTATTCGTTTTAACTATCACTGCCAGACGGGCCGCGCGTATTGGGTGTTGTTGCTTTGTCCTATTCTGTTGTTACTGGCTTTTTATGCCGTGTTGGCTGTAGCACTGTTGATTGGCTCGCAGAGCGATAGCCCGATTCTGATTGGATTCATTGTATTGGCAGTTGCTATTCCGGGATTTGCCGCGGTGAATGGCATCATGAAAATGATGCAGCTCGATTTCTATGTTAATAACCTGTTCTTCGGCAAAACAGCGTTTAAAGCAGAATTGGCAAAAGCGGTGTTTATTAAGTTCGCCCTGATTAGCCTGCTGATTTTTGTTCCTTTCTTGATCGCCGCGCTGTCATTCATGAGCTCATTCTTTTTCACGCTGTTCCAAACTATTATGATGGGCGGCGGAAATGAAGATCTCATACTGATGATGATGCTGAGCAACTTCTTCAATATGATCATGATGTTCGTTGTGGCGCTGCTGGGTGTTCTGGTTTCCAGCAGTTATCTGGTGGTCGCACAGCGTAATTATCTGTTTAACCAGACGACGCTGAATGGTGGTGTGAAATTACACTCTTCCATGCAAACCCTGTCTTACATGGGGCTGCTGATAACCAATAGCCTGATCACTATTTTCTCTTTGGGTTGGGCAGCACCGGTGGCAGAGATTCGTCACGCACGCTATATCGCGAATGCGACAGCGGTTGAAGGCGATCTGGCACTGCTGCATGTTCAGGCTCATCAGGACACAGCAAACAGCGCACTGGCTGAAGAAGCCGTGCAGGCGCTCGATTTGGGTGTCGGTCTCTAA